Proteins from a single region of Antechinus flavipes isolate AdamAnt ecotype Samford, QLD, Australia chromosome 2, AdamAnt_v2, whole genome shotgun sequence:
- the KCNMB1 gene encoding calcium-activated potassium channel subunit beta-1 — protein MGKNLVTAQIRGETRALCLGALMVLCSAITYYILGTTVLPLYHKSVWTKVSNCHLIEADIRDHEKLDGKKVPQYPCLWVNVSATGKSAILYHTEETKEKNRQCSYIPESLEDYQEARIDVETIRGRFKEHQTFPCYSDPEEIERSVLLRRIYTPQTLFKWLFWPTFMLTGGIFIIMMVKINQALSMLAAQR, from the exons ATGGGAAAAAATCTGGTGACAGCACAGATACGAGGAGAGACCCGTGCCCTGTGTCTGGGCGCACTCATGGTGTTATGTTCTGCCATCACCTACTACATCCTGGGGACAACTGTGCTGCCTTTATACCATAAGAG TGTATGGACCAAAGTATCCAATTGTCACCTGATTGAAGCAGACATACGGGACCATGAGAAACTGGATGGCAAGAAGGTCCCCCAGTACCCATGTCTGTGGGTCAATGTGTCTGCCACTGGGAAGAGTGCCATTCTGTACCACACAgaggagacaaaagaaaaaaaccgcCAG TGTTCTTATATTCCTGAGAGCTTGGAGGACTATCAAGAAGCCAGGATAGATGTGGAGACCATCAGGGGCAGATTCAAAGAGCACCAGACTTTTCCCTGCTACTCAGACCCGGAGGAGATTGAGAGGAGTGTTCTACTCAGGAGAATCTATACTCCCCAGACCTTATTCAAGTGGCTCTTTTGGCCCACTTTCATGCTAACTGGGGGAATATTCATTATCATGATGGTGAAAATCAATCAGGCTCTCTCCATGCTTGCAGCACAGAGATAG